The sequence ACGAGATTGAGAGGGCAATAAAtgtagtgtttttaaaatgtattttgtttataaatatattaaaataatatattttttattttttaaattttaagcaaATAACTTTTTGACTGCTCGAGGACACTATGATGCCACGTAAAAGCATTGATGGGGTCACTAATGAGCCGTTTCGATGTAAAGTGTAGAGAAACTATACTTGAAATGTAGAATTCAACCGAACTCACCAAAAGTGATTAAggcatgaattatatatataaacacttaaaattattattttaaaacccaACTTCATCCAATAACTTGTTTTGGTGAATTGAAATAGCTGTGTGATCTAGACTGGGTTAagttctaataataataataataataaaattaacctaatataatcaagttaaaaacttaaattaatttaaaacccgataaatttagaaaaagtcCAGTAAaaactgttttaaaaaaatttaatgttaacttatttttttataaaataaaaataaaaattagtttaaatcaACCCGGTCACTCAATCTAACCAATACTTGTTTCAGTTGTTTAAAAACCATGCTTAAAACCACCGACGGATCTCATTTCTAAGTGAGTGAAAGTGAGAATAGGATAGAAAGGGGGGATGCCACAAGTAGGGATGTGCATTATTCAGTTCAAAAccaaagaactaaaaaaaaacaaattctttccctttctttcGATCTCTATTATCAAGAAATAgtcaagaaatgaaaatttttaattagaaattcctacttgaaaaataaaaaaaaagaaacctaaCCAAACATTTTGTTTATAGAATTCGGTTTTTCATAAATTCAGTTCGGCTTCGCATttcaaaaaccaaactaaataaaccaaaaaccaTGGAGTAATCCATCAAGAGAAATTAATTCCGTTCGTGaaaatatttctatttaattattaagctATCAAAATGCCAGCATAAAATGCGACCCAATTTTACAGTCCACCTACTACAACTCTAATGCCTACAAAAGATAGAACAAGCGTTGCACGCACTATCTGGATGGCTAAGAGCAACCAAAGCTAGCATCGTCCCACACTTCGCAGATTTTGCAAGGCAGACTAGCTTACACCACTCCTGAGGGGAGCCTTAGAACAAGCTGTCCACCAAGAACACTGCATTTATCCAAGCATGTGTTAGATGGATCATAAAGAACgtaatttatattttccaaaaagaatGGCCATTACTCACCTCTTGACGTAGTAGTAGCAAAAATCAGCAAGAATAAAAGTCTGCACAATTTCTGAAAGTAGGACCATAAGAGGCCACAATCCATAGCCCAGTGCTGTCAATAGGCGTCCTCGAGTGTCCAGTACCTGTATATAGGTATGAAATGCATCCTCAGATATTCGTGGCTAATTGTACATGGTCATCCATGCAtcacaaaaaaatgaaatgcatGGGGAAAATATGTACTTCTTTAGGCAGTTATATTAGTGTACTAATCAATCTCGTGGACAAAACATTACTCTATATGAAAGTCCTCTGCCTAGTGTTGGGTGAGGGTGCTACGGTAACAAACATCTGATGGTAATTGGCGATGCCAAGATGGATATCTAATAAGAATAGTTCATAATACAATGGCCATGCAATTTTCCAATAACATAACCAAGTTATATCCCAAATTCTATAAGCTGCATTGTCAAACCTGGAGGACCCAATGTGCACAACCCAAGAACCTGGCAACTCCGAGCGCAAATACATAATGTGCCGTGAAGGGTTCAACAATCTGAAATAATAAGAATGAAAGAAAGATGAGCAAGAATAGTCGTGTAAAGATCATGTACACattaaaagaaacaacccaaCAATAGCCTTAATTTGGGCATTGATTAAGAAGAAAGTTAGTTGGCGCACGTGTTTTTCTCAGCCATACCTTTGTGTTTTGCATTACTCGCAGCTGAGGCAACACTGAAATAGATTCAAGGTAAACACAAAAGGCCCAGCAAATCCTGTTGATTATGTTGTGATGTGTTCTTGGATGCATATACAAAGCTAGCATGGCACATGGTATCACCTGTTAGAAAGGAGAGAAAGCACATACTACGTGAAGAAAATACAACAAAGAGCAAACTGAGACAAAAAAAACTCGTGATCAAACTACATTGGAGgcctgattaaaaaaattaacaagaactACCACACTGTAAGCAACTGGTACTGCTTTTTTTGCGGGTTTAAGACATCACAAGGCTAAGTATGAATCTTCCAAATTGATGATAACACCAATCTGAAATCTAGAATGCACAGAGAGCTGACCAACCATTTCAATAGGCACATATGAAGATGGTTAGTTTAAACTCATAGTATAGTCAAGGTTGTTTAGACTTACAGGATGAGCTAGCTGATTAAAGACCTACGGAAAAATTGCAGTTTAACTTACATGCTAAAGTAGGCACACTATCAGGTCCCTTATCACGATTGTTTTTGGCTAAACACATTTAAGTATGGTAAGCCATAGTGATTTATAATCTTGTTAAGGGCACAGCAAATTCAGGTTTATTTAACTTACTGGACTGGATTAGCTAACTGATCAAATACCCATGGAAACATTGCAGTTTAACTTACATGCTAGAATATAATTACTCAATAATCTTTACATCCCATGAAATctcccaaaaagaaaaataaaataaaatctacttaTGGATTATTTCAGTTCAACAAATGCATATGACTCACCAAATAGTAAATTGCAAAGTTATCTTTGCCTTCCATGTAACTGGACCTCAACTTGAAACGGATCATATAGATTACCCAAAGGGTTGTCAGCAACGTAGCTGAATCAAGTAGAGTGTGTATGTCATACTCCATGACAAAACTGCAATAGAGCCTAACAGCTAAAAATATAGCTGTTAGCTCCTGTGATTTCAGTGAAAGTCCTGCAAAGAGCTAAAATTAGAGAAGACCAGGATAAAGACAAAACAAAGGCCAGAGCTGTGTTGGTGCAAATTAGAGAGAAAGAATGCATGCTTAGTTGCAATGAGTTACATGAACGATATTGAAAATCACTACAATCACGAGACAAGTAGTAGCATCGACCAAGCAATTATCTATACATGATAGTTGATACGACGAAAATTAATCTTGCTTTTCTTCAATAAAAGCTATTTCTCCTAAACTAGCAATTTAGATCTTCACCCCTCAAAATAAATTCTTGACACTCCATAGACTTCACAAAATGAAAGGATAAATCACCATATACAGACAACAAGAAGATGACCTCGCCAAGTCACAATGCAAGATTAGCATAAATGATAAACCCCGTGACTGCTGCACCAGAGCCCTGTCATTTTTTAAGCAAAATTTGACTCAGTTTTCACGGTCTAAGATTTTCAGCCTGAAATATCAAGCAAAAGACCTTTTCCTCTCTCACACTAATTTAATCAGAAGACTCAATAGTCCTCTTTAATGGTTAAA is a genomic window of Populus alba chromosome 5, ASM523922v2, whole genome shotgun sequence containing:
- the LOC118062040 gene encoding uncharacterized protein; translated protein: MKATRRPIQAVARWVRRQPPKMKAFLAVVSGLVALVFLRMVVRDHDNLFVAAEVVHSIGISVLIYKLMKEKTCAGLSLKSQELTAIFLAVRLYCSFVMEYDIHTLLDSATLLTTLWVIYMIRFKLRSSYMEGKDNFAIYYLVIPCAMLALYMHPRTHHNIINRICWAFCVYLESISVLPQLRVMQNTKIVEPFTAHYVFALGVARFLGCAHWVLQVLDTRGRLLTALGYGLWPLMVLLSEIVQTFILADFCYYYVKSVLGGQLVLRLPSGVV